A single window of Candidatus Krumholzibacteriota bacterium DNA harbors:
- a CDS encoding PD40 domain-containing protein: MGSTRRIAAAAVLAVALLAPAPREANGQAWWFGKNKVQYKEFDWRILRTPHFDIHFSEGYRDLASRAAVILEDGYIGLAEDFEHNISWRIPVILYGSHADFQQTNVTWELLPEGVQAFAEPLRKRIVLHFGGDYADFAHTAVHELIHIFEFDIIYGSLLKSVFSRGLLFRIPLWFAEGISEFYSAGYDEEVEMYMRDATVFDYLPYNLDYASGYMNYKAGQSAIHYIAETYGLRKVKEIMEHLRYQRSMELALRNTIGIGTEQLTKDWKKSLRRLYWPLYADKKEPEEFGRRLTDHIKHHHFMNTKPAFSPDGDWIVYYSDRKGLDAIYLMNALTGKVEKRLLQAQMSTQFESIKSMRSLLSFSPDGGSIAFVAKSNGRDKLFVLSVPGGDITDEIALPIDFFHSPAWSPDGGRIAVVGTDHGQTDIYVYDIGAGTLRQVTDDVEDEKEPRWFPGGDRIAYTRVRRTAVDPVFLPDSLGIERIANIDFFAPENVEHSSGDIWSVDVATGSTRELIATSGDDRSPIVLPGGEEIIFVSDEEGILNLYRGSLRFGSYYRFTDVLGGIQQADYSHEKDRLVFSAFSYAGYDLFMMDSFSDKSKESWSTGNSIVASGTEDEETAASFSPRSGPDAAPETGDVDVARAVPDNDGVPGSPDTAVVAEPDTVSWPSVPGPGAVDERIAKRLRFTGVVRGGLPFDPPDAPGDRRIWPAVSVDEDSEKDIDPDTLEAIRERMRSQVGTVQPYHLKFKPDYIGNGMGLFFSTGYGFGLMNQIAFSDLMGDHHIYVAFNIYRSLEDSDMMLAYHYLRKRIDYSFGIFQFKNYLNSRISSIGETFYDYRYFTERNYGAFGSASFPFSTFTRLDLELQAYISEREFFDYYAYDPSSVSGYVYVPGEKSTRRLVQPALTLVHDSAYFGSFGPVIGTRYMLSVSRGLSFSGDDVSRTTAFADYRKYLPLFYRNYLAFRAIGSVSTGEDRRFFFLGGPLTMRGYDYLQFQGPRMMLFNLEYRYPLIDALVFGWPAQWALTNVGGTLFLDSGAVWGEGRYVEPLPSGIEPTTINDIDFYSDFGIGLYMRLGWLIMNFQFGWPTDFNRTGGSVFHFYLGPQF; the protein is encoded by the coding sequence ATGGGATCGACACGACGAATCGCCGCCGCCGCGGTCCTGGCGGTCGCGCTCCTTGCGCCTGCTCCCCGGGAGGCGAACGGCCAGGCGTGGTGGTTCGGCAAGAACAAGGTGCAGTACAAGGAATTCGACTGGCGGATCCTCCGTACGCCCCATTTCGACATCCATTTCTCCGAGGGATACCGTGACCTCGCGTCCCGCGCCGCCGTGATCCTCGAGGACGGCTACATCGGGCTCGCCGAGGATTTCGAACACAACATATCCTGGCGCATTCCCGTGATCCTCTACGGGAGCCACGCCGACTTCCAGCAGACCAACGTCACCTGGGAGCTCCTGCCCGAGGGGGTGCAGGCCTTCGCCGAGCCCCTCCGCAAGCGGATCGTCCTGCATTTCGGGGGCGATTACGCCGACTTCGCGCACACGGCGGTGCACGAGCTCATCCATATCTTCGAATTCGACATCATCTACGGGTCCCTCCTCAAGTCCGTCTTCTCCCGCGGTCTCCTCTTCCGGATCCCGCTCTGGTTCGCCGAGGGGATCTCCGAGTTCTACTCGGCCGGCTACGACGAGGAAGTCGAGATGTACATGCGGGACGCGACCGTCTTCGACTACCTTCCGTACAACCTCGATTACGCGTCCGGGTACATGAACTACAAGGCGGGGCAGTCGGCGATACATTACATCGCAGAGACGTACGGGCTGCGGAAGGTCAAGGAGATCATGGAGCATCTCCGGTATCAGCGCTCGATGGAGCTGGCCCTGCGGAACACGATCGGCATCGGCACGGAGCAGCTCACGAAGGACTGGAAGAAGAGTTTGCGGCGGCTTTACTGGCCGCTCTACGCCGACAAGAAGGAGCCCGAGGAGTTCGGCCGCAGGCTCACCGACCATATAAAGCATCATCATTTCATGAACACGAAGCCGGCCTTCTCGCCCGACGGGGACTGGATCGTCTACTACTCCGACCGCAAGGGGCTCGACGCGATCTACCTCATGAACGCGCTCACCGGCAAGGTCGAGAAACGCCTCCTGCAGGCGCAGATGTCGACGCAGTTCGAGTCGATCAAGTCGATGCGGTCCCTGCTCTCCTTCAGTCCCGACGGCGGGTCGATCGCGTTCGTCGCGAAGTCGAATGGACGGGACAAACTCTTCGTGCTCAGCGTGCCCGGCGGCGATATCACCGACGAGATCGCGCTTCCGATCGACTTCTTCCACAGCCCCGCCTGGTCGCCCGACGGCGGGCGCATCGCCGTCGTCGGCACCGACCACGGACAGACCGACATCTACGTGTACGACATCGGCGCCGGCACGCTCAGGCAGGTCACCGACGACGTGGAGGACGAGAAGGAACCGCGATGGTTCCCCGGCGGCGACAGAATCGCGTACACGCGCGTCAGGCGGACGGCCGTCGACCCGGTCTTTCTTCCCGACAGTCTCGGGATCGAACGCATCGCGAACATCGATTTCTTCGCCCCGGAGAACGTCGAGCATTCGAGCGGGGACATCTGGAGCGTCGATGTCGCGACGGGGAGCACGCGGGAGCTCATAGCGACGTCCGGCGACGATCGATCGCCAATCGTCCTTCCGGGAGGAGAGGAGATCATCTTCGTCTCCGACGAGGAGGGGATTCTCAACCTCTACCGCGGCTCCTTGCGGTTCGGCAGCTACTACCGCTTCACCGACGTCCTCGGCGGCATCCAGCAGGCCGATTACTCGCACGAAAAGGATCGGCTCGTATTCTCCGCCTTCTCCTACGCCGGGTACGATCTCTTCATGATGGACAGCTTCTCCGACAAGTCGAAGGAATCCTGGTCGACGGGAAATTCGATCGTCGCTTCCGGAACGGAGGACGAGGAGACGGCGGCTTCGTTCTCCCCTCGTTCCGGCCCGGACGCCGCGCCGGAAACGGGCGACGTGGACGTCGCGCGGGCCGTCCCGGATAACGACGGGGTGCCCGGTTCGCCCGACACGGCGGTTGTCGCGGAACCCGACACCGTCTCATGGCCGAGCGTCCCGGGTCCCGGCGCGGTCGACGAACGGATCGCGAAGCGGCTGCGGTTCACCGGCGTCGTGAGGGGCGGCCTGCCGTTCGATCCGCCGGACGCGCCGGGCGATCGAAGGATTTGGCCGGCCGTCTCGGTCGACGAGGACAGCGAAAAAGACATCGATCCCGACACGCTCGAGGCGATCCGAGAGCGGATGCGGTCGCAGGTGGGCACGGTCCAGCCCTACCATCTCAAGTTCAAACCGGATTACATCGGCAACGGCATGGGGCTCTTCTTCTCCACGGGGTACGGCTTCGGTTTGATGAACCAGATCGCCTTCAGCGATCTCATGGGCGATCACCACATCTACGTGGCGTTCAATATCTACCGGTCGCTCGAGGACAGCGACATGATGCTCGCCTACCATTATCTCCGGAAACGGATCGATTATTCCTTCGGCATCTTCCAGTTCAAGAACTACCTGAACTCGCGCATCTCGTCGATCGGCGAGACCTTCTACGATTACCGGTACTTCACCGAACGGAACTACGGCGCGTTCGGATCGGCGAGCTTCCCCTTCTCGACGTTCACCCGGCTCGATCTCGAGCTGCAGGCCTACATCAGCGAAAGGGAGTTCTTCGACTACTACGCGTACGATCCGTCATCCGTCTCGGGATACGTCTACGTACCCGGGGAGAAATCGACGAGACGCCTGGTCCAGCCCGCGCTGACGCTCGTCCACGATTCGGCGTACTTCGGTTCCTTCGGGCCGGTGATCGGGACGCGGTACATGCTGAGCGTCTCCCGCGGCCTCTCCTTCTCCGGCGACGACGTGTCGCGGACGACCGCATTCGCCGATTACCGGAAGTACCTGCCCCTCTTCTACCGCAACTATCTCGCCTTCCGCGCGATCGGCTCGGTCTCGACCGGCGAGGACCGGCGCTTCTTCTTCCTCGGCGGCCCCCTGACGATGCGCGGGTACGACTATCTCCAGTTCCAGGGTCCCCGCATGATGCTTTTCAACCTCGAATACCGCTACCCGCTGATCGACGCCCTCGTGTTCGGATGGCCGGCGCAGTGGGCCCTCACGAACGTCGGGGGGACGCTCTTCCTCGATTCGGGCGCCGTCTGGGGCGAGGGGAGGTACGTGGAGCCGCTCCCGTCCGGCATCGAGCCGACGACGATCAACGACATCGATTTCTACAGCGATTTCGGCATCGGGCTCTACATGCGGCTGGGCTGGCTGATCATGAACTTCCAGTTCGGCTGGCCGACCGATTTCAACCGGACAGGCGGGTCGGTCTTCCACTTCTACCTGGGGCCGCAGTTCTGA